The Antennarius striatus isolate MH-2024 chromosome 20, ASM4005453v1, whole genome shotgun sequence genome includes a region encoding these proteins:
- the myom1b gene encoding myomesin-1 isoform X5, with the protein MPGSIPFYQKNHRHYDRGYRNKATRSIMNQYQSSSSSSSSTAGTSTSATSWSRGLNLASYSGLEASRLSPLPKRAKPTYLAVDKENQIIGYVVPIFSGSQELLDAEETSVRNTSAYAARRDLFTSCLETERSVQFARKKAMRESAERISLNKRIHEHKQHFKRMNEDSLMHPPEFVIKPRSHTVWEKQCVRLHCTVTGWPDPRVVWYKNNVPIDPHAHPGKYRLDSRYNVHALEINRCDFEDTAQYRVSAMNCEGELSAYASVVVKRFKGEVDESLPAPRWTSTRGGPVSEYGITFQTHIVDKFGVSFGREGETMSLGCTVVIYPALHRYEPEIQWYRDDILLSPSKWNHMHWSGDRATLTLTHLNKEDEGLYTLRVSTKSGYETYSAYVFVRDADAEVEGAPASPLDVRCLDANKDYIIVTWKQPAVDGGSSILGYFVDRCEVGTSHWVQCNDTPVKFARFPVTGLVEGRSYIFRVRSVNKSGMSHPSRVSEPVAAMDPADRARKRGTSAPWTGQIIVTEEEPAEGIVPGRPLELQVTEATKNYVVLSWKPPAGKGLEGVMYYVEKCVSGTDTWQRVNTEIPVKSPRFALFDLAEGNSYSFRVRCCNAAGVGEPSDPTEATTVGDKLDIPSAPRKVVPTRNTDTSVVVSWEASQDAKELVGYYIEGSIVGSNVWEPCNNKPVNVTRFICHGLTTGEKYVFRVRAVNAAGISEFSLESEPVEVKAAIASPAPPYGISVLECERDSMVLAWKQPTSIGGADITGYFVDYREVVDSVPGKWHEANVRSISERAYKVSDLKENRKYQFQVRAANMAGVGIPSMPSDIFLCEEWTIAVPGPPHDLQIREVRSNSLVMLWKPPVYQGRDPVNGFYVDIKEADAPEEAWRGVNNKATEKTFLKIENLQEAESYVFRVRAQNQAGVGKTSDVTDSVAAVTKPGTKDIVVDVDDDGVISLNFECCDMTPDSKFIWSKNYEDITDSSRLTMDTKGNKSKAVFSAPGEEDIGIYSCLVTHTDGASSSYDLSQEELKKLLEISHEHKFPIIPLKSELAVELLEKGKVRFWLQADKISPNAKVDYVFNDNVLSQGEKYKMNFDKNTGVIEMIMESLTPEDEGTFTFQLQDGKATNQSSLVLIGDVFKDLQKESEFQRKEWFRKQGPHFIEYLGYEVTPECCVILKCKVGNMKKETSALWYKDGHEIKADEHLGFTEGVLKLEIAQISKKDSGVYEIVLKDDRGKDTSRLNLTDQGFKDLMNEVFSYIANSSTPLKITSTETGIRLYTFVSYYNDLLQVTWHYKDSAIAFSDRIKSGVVGDQLWLQITEPTEKDMGVYAIEFNDGKGGLRRTVELSGQAFDDAFAEFQRLKAAAVAERSRARVAGGLPDVVTIQEGKALNLTCNISGDPVPEVTWLKNEREITSDEHCILKFESGKFASFTITGVNTSDTGKYSILVKNKYGTESGDFTLEVTEGTPDLGVTSYWTDAEGNVVFGPNTPKEKMKASVTGAKKEKRKESVTKTGPVESIADNEECQGQKDEEKVTFEVEAEPKASDSEEKEDVQEEEGDDHPLISDQSESFEQPANITSG; encoded by the exons ATGCCTGGATCTATACCGTTCTATCAGAAGAACCACCGCCACTATGACCGTGGGTACCGCAACAAGGCGACCAGGTCCATAATGAACCAATAccagtccagcagcagcagcagcagcagcactgctGGCACCAGCACCTCTGCTACCAGCTGGAGCAGAGG ACTTAATCTAGCTTCATATTCTGGGCTGGAGGCAAGCAGACTGAGCCCTTTACCCAAGAGAGCCAAGCCAACTTACTTGGCCGTGGATAAAGAGAACCAAATCATCGGCTATGTAGTGCCTATCTTCTCTGGGAG TCAAGAGCTTTTGGAtgcagaggaaaccagtgtgcGGAACACTTCTGCATACGCGGCACGCAGGGATTTGTTCACCAGTTGCCTGGAGACGGAGCGGTCAGTGCAGTTCGCCAGGAAGAAAGCCATGCGCGAGTCAGCTGAACGCATCTCTCTGAATAAAAGG ATCCATGAACACAAGCAACACTTTAAGCGCATGAACGAAGACAGCCTGATGCATCCCCCAGAGTTTGTGATCAAACCACGCTCCCACACTGTGTGGGAGAAGCAGTGCGTGCGACTGCATTGTACCGTCACTGGCTGGCCCGACCCGCGGGTCGTCTG GTACAAAAACAATGTGCCTATTGACCCTCATGCCCACCCTGGCAAGTATAGACTTGACAGCAGATACAACGTGCACGCACTGGAGATTAACAG ATGTGATTTTGAAGACACAGCGCAGTATCGAGTCTCCGCCATGAACTGCGAGGGAGAACTGTCTGCCTATGCCTCTGTCGTTGTTAAGA GGTTCAAAGGTGAAGTTGATGAGTCCCTTCCAGCACCCAGAT GGACCAGCACTCGAG GTGGCCCAGTGTCTGAGTATGGCATCACTTTCCAGACTCACATTGTTGACAAGTTTGGTGTGTCGTTTGGAAGAGAGGGTGAGACCATGAGTCTCGGATGTACCGTTGTCATTTACCCTGCTTTACACCGCTACGAGCCGGAGATCCAGTGGTACAGAGACG ACATTCTTCTGTCTCCTTCTAAATGGAACCACATGCACTGGAGTGGAGATCGAGCCACCTTGACCCTCACACACCTGAATAAGGAGGACGAGGGACTCTACACCCTGCGTGTCTCCACCAAGTCTGGATATGAAACCTACTCAGCCTACGTGTTTGTCAGAG ATGCTGATGCTGAGGTTGAAGGCGCTCCCGCTTCTCCTCTGGATGTGCGCTGTCTGGATGCCAATAAGGATTACATTATCGTCACCTGGAAGCAACCAGCAGTCGATGgtggcagctccatcttgggcTACTTTGTGGACAG ATGTGAGGTTGGAACTTCCCACTGGGTCCAGTGCAATGACACTCCCGTTAAGTTTGCCCGTTTCCCTGTTACTGGCCTGGTGGAGGGTCGTTCTTACATCTTCCGGGTGCGTTCCGTCAACAAGAGCGGCATGAGCCACCCATCCCGGGTCTCTGAGCCTGTGGCGGCCATGGACCCAGCTGATCGCGCCCGCAAGAGAG GTACTTCTGCTCCCTGGACTGGACAGATCATCGTCACAGAGGAGGAGCCTGCAG AGGGCATTGTTCCTGGCAGACCTCTTGAGCTGCAGGTGACAGAGGCTACCAAGAACTACGTGGTGCTCAGCTGGAAGCCGCCTGCAGGGAAAGGCCTTGAAGGTGTCATGTACTATGTGGAAAAG TGTGTCTCTGGCACAGACACTTGGCAGAGGGTGAACACCGAGATCCCGGTTAAGTCTCCTCGCTTTGCACTCTTTGACCTCGCCGAAGGGAATTCCTACAGCTTTCGTGTCCGCTGCTGCAATGCCGCCGGCGTTGGCGAACCGTCTGACCCAACCGAGGCCACCACTGTTGGCGACAAGCTTG ATATCCCTTCTGCCCCGAGAAAAGTCGTCCCAACCAGAAACACAGACACGTCAGTTGTTGTGTCGTGGGAAGCATCCCAGGATGCCAAAGAGTTGGTGGGATACTACATCGAGGGCAGCATCGTGGGCAGCAACGTGTGGGAGCCATGCAACAACAAACCTGTCAATGTCACAAG GTTCATCTGCCACGGTCTGACGACAGGAGAGAAGTACGTGTTCAGGGTGAGGGCAGTGAACGCAGCAGGGATCAGCGAGTTCTCCCTGGAGTCTGAGCCTGTTGAGGTGAAGGCTGCTATTG CCTCTCCTGCTCCACCCTATGGCATCAGTGTCCTTGAGTGTGAGCGTGACTCTATGGTACTGGCTTGGAAGCAACCCACTTCCATCGGCGGTGCTGACATTACTGGCTACTTTGTGGATTACCGTGAGGTCGTCGATAGTGTGCCGGGGAAGTGGCACGAGGCTAACGTCAGGTCCATCAGCGAGCGGGCCTACAAG GTGTCTGACCTGAAAGAGAACAGAAAATACCAGTTCCAGGTGCGGGCAGCCAACATGGCAGGAGTGGGCATCCCTTCAATGCCCAGTGACATCTTCCTGTGCGAGGAGTGGACCATTGCCGTGCCAG GACCTCCTCATGACCTCCAGATAAGAGAAGTGCGAAGCAACTCACTAGTGATGCTATGGAAACCACCTGTGTACCAGGGCCGGGATCCTGTCAACGGTTTTTATGTAGACATAAAGGAGGCGGATGCACCAGAGGAAGCGTGGAGAGGAGTCAACAACAAGGCGACAGAGAAAACGTTCCTCAAG ATTGAGAATCTGCAGGAAGCAGAGTCGTATGTGTTCCGTGTGCGTGCTCAGAACCAAGCCGGTGTCGGTAAAACCTCAGATGTGACAGACTCGGTCGCAGCTGTGACCAAACCAG GCACAAAAGACATTGTTGTGGATGTTGACGATGACGGTGTCATCTCCCTGAACTTTGAATGTTGTGACATGACTCCTGACTCCAAATTTATTTGGTCCAAGAATTACGAGGACATAACAGACTCCTCCCGGCTAACAATGGATACCAAAGGAAACAA GTCCAAAGCTGTTTTCAGTGCTcctggagaggaggacattgGGATTTACTCATGTCTTGTCACCCATACTGATGGTGCTTCATCTAGCTACGATCTCTCTCAAGAAG AATTGAAGAAGCTTCTGGAGATCAGTCATGAACACAAGTTTCCTA TTATTCCACTGAAGTCAGAGTTGGCTGTGGAGCTTTTGGAGAAGGGTAAAGTTCGCTTTTGGCTGCAGGCAGACAAGATCTCACCCAACGCTAAAGTGGATTACGTCTTCAATGATAATGTTCTCTCTCAGGGCGAG AAATACAAGATGAACTTTGACAAGAACACGGGTGTGATAGAGATGATCATGGAGTCTTTGACCCCAGAAGATGAGGGCACCTTTACCTTCCAGTTGCAGGATGGAAAGGCCACCAATCAGTCCAGTTTGGTACTGATAGGAGATG TATTCAAGGATCTGCAGAAGGAATCAGAGTTCCAGAgaaaagaatggttcagaaagCAAG gACCTCACTTCATTGAGTATTTGGGTTACGAGGTGACACCAGAGTGTTGTGTCATATTGAAATGCAAG GTTGGTAACATGAAGAAGGAGACGTCGGCGCTGTGGTACAAAGACGGGCACGAGATAAAGGCAGACGAGCATCTGGGATTCACAGAAGGAGTTCTGAAACTAGAAATTGCtcag ATCTCCAAGAAGGATTCTGGTGTGTATGAGATCGTTCTGAAGGATGACAGAGGAAAAGACACGTCCAGGTTGAATCTGACAGATCAAG GGTTCAAAGACTTGATGAATGAGGTTTTCAGTTACATTG CCAATTCCTCCACTCCTCTGAAGATCACAAGCACAGAAACAGGCATCCGACTCTACACCTTTGTCAGCTACTATAATGACTTGCTCCAAGTGACCTGGCACTACAA GGATTCAGCCATCGCCTTCTCTGACCGTATAAAGAGTGGTGTGGTGGGAGATCAGCTGTGGCTGCAAATCACAGAGCCCACAGAGAAAGACATGGGCGTATATGCCATAGAGTTCAATGATGGGAAAGGTGGCCTGAGGAGGACTGTTGAGCTGTCTGGTCAAG CATTTGACGATGCATTTGCAGAATTCCAGAGACTCAA agctgctgctgttgcagaAAGAA gtCGTGCACGTGTAGCAGGAGGCCTGCCTGATGTGGTCACTATTCAGGAGGGCAAG GCCCTCAACCTCACCTGCAATATTTCGGGTGACCCCGTGCCAGAGGTCACCTGGCTGAAGAACGAGAGGGAGATCACTTCCGACGAACACTGCATCCTCAAGTTCGAGTCGGGCAAGTTCGCCAGCTTCACCATCACAGGCGTGAACACGTCAGACACCGGCAAGTACAGCATCCTGGTGAAGAACAAGTATGGCACGGAGAGCGGGGACTTCACC CTGGAGGTCACAGAGGGAACACCCGACTTGGGGGTGACATCATATTGGACGGATGCTGAGGGAAACGTGGTGTTTGGTCCAAATACTCCAAAGGAAAAGATGAAAGCCTCTGTCACTGgagcaaaaaaggaaaaacggAAGG AATCTGTAACTAAAACTGGTCCTGTGGAAAGTATTGCTGATAATGAGGAATGTCAAGGGCAGAAAGACGAAGAGAAGGTGACATTTGAGGTTGAAGCAGAGCCCAAAGCTTCAgattcagaagaaaaagaagacgtacaagaagaagaaggtgatgATCATCCTTTGATTTCTGATCAATCAGAGTCCTTCGAGCAGCCCGCAAACATAACCAGCGGCTGA
- the myom1b gene encoding myomesin-1 isoform X3, whose amino-acid sequence MPGSIPFYQKNHRHYDRGYRNKATRSIMNQYQSSSSSSSSTAGTSTSATSWSRGLNLASYSGLEASRLSPLPKRAKPTYLAVDKENQIIGYVVPIFSGSQELLDAEETSVRNTSAYAARRDLFTSCLETERSVQFARKKAMRESAERISLNKRIHEHKQHFKRMNEDSLMHPPEFVIKPRSHTVWEKQCVRLHCTVTGWPDPRVVWYKNNVPIDPHAHPGKYRLDSRYNVHALEINRCDFEDTAQYRVSAMNCEGELSAYASVVVKRFKGEVDESLPAPRWTSTRGGPVSEYGITFQTHIVDKFGVSFGREGETMSLGCTVVIYPALHRYEPEIQWYRDDILLSPSKWNHMHWSGDRATLTLTHLNKEDEGLYTLRVSTKSGYETYSAYVFVRDADAEVEGAPASPLDVRCLDANKDYIIVTWKQPAVDGGSSILGYFVDRCEVGTSHWVQCNDTPVKFARFPVTGLVEGRSYIFRVRSVNKSGMSHPSRVSEPVAAMDPADRARKRGTSAPWTGQIIVTEEEPAEGIVPGRPLELQVTEATKNYVVLSWKPPAGKGLEGVMYYVEKCVSGTDTWQRVNTEIPVKSPRFALFDLAEGNSYSFRVRCCNAAGVGEPSDPTEATTVGDKLDIPSAPRKVVPTRNTDTSVVVSWEASQDAKELVGYYIEGSIVGSNVWEPCNNKPVNVTRFICHGLTTGEKYVFRVRAVNAAGISEFSLESEPVEVKAAIGGGIPHASPAPPYGISVLECERDSMVLAWKQPTSIGGADITGYFVDYREVVDSVPGKWHEANVRSISERAYKVSDLKENRKYQFQVRAANMAGVGIPSMPSDIFLCEEWTIAVPGPPHDLQIREVRSNSLVMLWKPPVYQGRDPVNGFYVDIKEADAPEEAWRGVNNKATEKTFLKIENLQEAESYVFRVRAQNQAGVGKTSDVTDSVAAVTKPGTKDIVVDVDDDGVISLNFECCDMTPDSKFIWSKNYEDITDSSRLTMDTKGNKSKAVFSAPGEEDIGIYSCLVTHTDGASSSYDLSQEELKKLLEISHEHKFPIIPLKSELAVELLEKGKVRFWLQADKISPNAKVDYVFNDNVLSQGEKYKMNFDKNTGVIEMIMESLTPEDEGTFTFQLQDGKATNQSSLVLIGDVFKDLQKESEFQRKEWFRKQGPHFIEYLGYEVTPECCVILKCKVGNMKKETSALWYKDGHEIKADEHLGFTEGVLKLEIAQISKKDSGVYEIVLKDDRGKDTSRLNLTDQGFKDLMNEVFSYIANSSTPLKITSTETGIRLYTFVSYYNDLLQVTWHYKDSAIAFSDRIKSGVVGDQLWLQITEPTEKDMGVYAIEFNDGKGGLRRTVELSGQAFDDAFAEFQRLKAAAVAERSRARVAGGLPDVVTIQEGKALNLTCNISGDPVPEVTWLKNEREITSDEHCILKFESGKFASFTITGVNTSDTGKYSILVKNKYGTESGDFTLEVTEGTPDLGVTSYWTDAEGNVVFGPNTPKEKMKASVTGAKKEKRKESVTKTGPVESIADNEECQGQKDEEKVTFEVEAEPKASDSEEKEDVQEEEGDDHPLISDQSESFEQPANITSG is encoded by the exons ATGCCTGGATCTATACCGTTCTATCAGAAGAACCACCGCCACTATGACCGTGGGTACCGCAACAAGGCGACCAGGTCCATAATGAACCAATAccagtccagcagcagcagcagcagcagcactgctGGCACCAGCACCTCTGCTACCAGCTGGAGCAGAGG ACTTAATCTAGCTTCATATTCTGGGCTGGAGGCAAGCAGACTGAGCCCTTTACCCAAGAGAGCCAAGCCAACTTACTTGGCCGTGGATAAAGAGAACCAAATCATCGGCTATGTAGTGCCTATCTTCTCTGGGAG TCAAGAGCTTTTGGAtgcagaggaaaccagtgtgcGGAACACTTCTGCATACGCGGCACGCAGGGATTTGTTCACCAGTTGCCTGGAGACGGAGCGGTCAGTGCAGTTCGCCAGGAAGAAAGCCATGCGCGAGTCAGCTGAACGCATCTCTCTGAATAAAAGG ATCCATGAACACAAGCAACACTTTAAGCGCATGAACGAAGACAGCCTGATGCATCCCCCAGAGTTTGTGATCAAACCACGCTCCCACACTGTGTGGGAGAAGCAGTGCGTGCGACTGCATTGTACCGTCACTGGCTGGCCCGACCCGCGGGTCGTCTG GTACAAAAACAATGTGCCTATTGACCCTCATGCCCACCCTGGCAAGTATAGACTTGACAGCAGATACAACGTGCACGCACTGGAGATTAACAG ATGTGATTTTGAAGACACAGCGCAGTATCGAGTCTCCGCCATGAACTGCGAGGGAGAACTGTCTGCCTATGCCTCTGTCGTTGTTAAGA GGTTCAAAGGTGAAGTTGATGAGTCCCTTCCAGCACCCAGAT GGACCAGCACTCGAG GTGGCCCAGTGTCTGAGTATGGCATCACTTTCCAGACTCACATTGTTGACAAGTTTGGTGTGTCGTTTGGAAGAGAGGGTGAGACCATGAGTCTCGGATGTACCGTTGTCATTTACCCTGCTTTACACCGCTACGAGCCGGAGATCCAGTGGTACAGAGACG ACATTCTTCTGTCTCCTTCTAAATGGAACCACATGCACTGGAGTGGAGATCGAGCCACCTTGACCCTCACACACCTGAATAAGGAGGACGAGGGACTCTACACCCTGCGTGTCTCCACCAAGTCTGGATATGAAACCTACTCAGCCTACGTGTTTGTCAGAG ATGCTGATGCTGAGGTTGAAGGCGCTCCCGCTTCTCCTCTGGATGTGCGCTGTCTGGATGCCAATAAGGATTACATTATCGTCACCTGGAAGCAACCAGCAGTCGATGgtggcagctccatcttgggcTACTTTGTGGACAG ATGTGAGGTTGGAACTTCCCACTGGGTCCAGTGCAATGACACTCCCGTTAAGTTTGCCCGTTTCCCTGTTACTGGCCTGGTGGAGGGTCGTTCTTACATCTTCCGGGTGCGTTCCGTCAACAAGAGCGGCATGAGCCACCCATCCCGGGTCTCTGAGCCTGTGGCGGCCATGGACCCAGCTGATCGCGCCCGCAAGAGAG GTACTTCTGCTCCCTGGACTGGACAGATCATCGTCACAGAGGAGGAGCCTGCAG AGGGCATTGTTCCTGGCAGACCTCTTGAGCTGCAGGTGACAGAGGCTACCAAGAACTACGTGGTGCTCAGCTGGAAGCCGCCTGCAGGGAAAGGCCTTGAAGGTGTCATGTACTATGTGGAAAAG TGTGTCTCTGGCACAGACACTTGGCAGAGGGTGAACACCGAGATCCCGGTTAAGTCTCCTCGCTTTGCACTCTTTGACCTCGCCGAAGGGAATTCCTACAGCTTTCGTGTCCGCTGCTGCAATGCCGCCGGCGTTGGCGAACCGTCTGACCCAACCGAGGCCACCACTGTTGGCGACAAGCTTG ATATCCCTTCTGCCCCGAGAAAAGTCGTCCCAACCAGAAACACAGACACGTCAGTTGTTGTGTCGTGGGAAGCATCCCAGGATGCCAAAGAGTTGGTGGGATACTACATCGAGGGCAGCATCGTGGGCAGCAACGTGTGGGAGCCATGCAACAACAAACCTGTCAATGTCACAAG GTTCATCTGCCACGGTCTGACGACAGGAGAGAAGTACGTGTTCAGGGTGAGGGCAGTGAACGCAGCAGGGATCAGCGAGTTCTCCCTGGAGTCTGAGCCTGTTGAGGTGAAGGCTGCTATTG GGGGCGGCATCCCTCATG CCTCTCCTGCTCCACCCTATGGCATCAGTGTCCTTGAGTGTGAGCGTGACTCTATGGTACTGGCTTGGAAGCAACCCACTTCCATCGGCGGTGCTGACATTACTGGCTACTTTGTGGATTACCGTGAGGTCGTCGATAGTGTGCCGGGGAAGTGGCACGAGGCTAACGTCAGGTCCATCAGCGAGCGGGCCTACAAG GTGTCTGACCTGAAAGAGAACAGAAAATACCAGTTCCAGGTGCGGGCAGCCAACATGGCAGGAGTGGGCATCCCTTCAATGCCCAGTGACATCTTCCTGTGCGAGGAGTGGACCATTGCCGTGCCAG GACCTCCTCATGACCTCCAGATAAGAGAAGTGCGAAGCAACTCACTAGTGATGCTATGGAAACCACCTGTGTACCAGGGCCGGGATCCTGTCAACGGTTTTTATGTAGACATAAAGGAGGCGGATGCACCAGAGGAAGCGTGGAGAGGAGTCAACAACAAGGCGACAGAGAAAACGTTCCTCAAG ATTGAGAATCTGCAGGAAGCAGAGTCGTATGTGTTCCGTGTGCGTGCTCAGAACCAAGCCGGTGTCGGTAAAACCTCAGATGTGACAGACTCGGTCGCAGCTGTGACCAAACCAG GCACAAAAGACATTGTTGTGGATGTTGACGATGACGGTGTCATCTCCCTGAACTTTGAATGTTGTGACATGACTCCTGACTCCAAATTTATTTGGTCCAAGAATTACGAGGACATAACAGACTCCTCCCGGCTAACAATGGATACCAAAGGAAACAA GTCCAAAGCTGTTTTCAGTGCTcctggagaggaggacattgGGATTTACTCATGTCTTGTCACCCATACTGATGGTGCTTCATCTAGCTACGATCTCTCTCAAGAAG AATTGAAGAAGCTTCTGGAGATCAGTCATGAACACAAGTTTCCTA TTATTCCACTGAAGTCAGAGTTGGCTGTGGAGCTTTTGGAGAAGGGTAAAGTTCGCTTTTGGCTGCAGGCAGACAAGATCTCACCCAACGCTAAAGTGGATTACGTCTTCAATGATAATGTTCTCTCTCAGGGCGAG AAATACAAGATGAACTTTGACAAGAACACGGGTGTGATAGAGATGATCATGGAGTCTTTGACCCCAGAAGATGAGGGCACCTTTACCTTCCAGTTGCAGGATGGAAAGGCCACCAATCAGTCCAGTTTGGTACTGATAGGAGATG TATTCAAGGATCTGCAGAAGGAATCAGAGTTCCAGAgaaaagaatggttcagaaagCAAG gACCTCACTTCATTGAGTATTTGGGTTACGAGGTGACACCAGAGTGTTGTGTCATATTGAAATGCAAG GTTGGTAACATGAAGAAGGAGACGTCGGCGCTGTGGTACAAAGACGGGCACGAGATAAAGGCAGACGAGCATCTGGGATTCACAGAAGGAGTTCTGAAACTAGAAATTGCtcag ATCTCCAAGAAGGATTCTGGTGTGTATGAGATCGTTCTGAAGGATGACAGAGGAAAAGACACGTCCAGGTTGAATCTGACAGATCAAG GGTTCAAAGACTTGATGAATGAGGTTTTCAGTTACATTG CCAATTCCTCCACTCCTCTGAAGATCACAAGCACAGAAACAGGCATCCGACTCTACACCTTTGTCAGCTACTATAATGACTTGCTCCAAGTGACCTGGCACTACAA GGATTCAGCCATCGCCTTCTCTGACCGTATAAAGAGTGGTGTGGTGGGAGATCAGCTGTGGCTGCAAATCACAGAGCCCACAGAGAAAGACATGGGCGTATATGCCATAGAGTTCAATGATGGGAAAGGTGGCCTGAGGAGGACTGTTGAGCTGTCTGGTCAAG CATTTGACGATGCATTTGCAGAATTCCAGAGACTCAA agctgctgctgttgcagaAAGAA gtCGTGCACGTGTAGCAGGAGGCCTGCCTGATGTGGTCACTATTCAGGAGGGCAAG GCCCTCAACCTCACCTGCAATATTTCGGGTGACCCCGTGCCAGAGGTCACCTGGCTGAAGAACGAGAGGGAGATCACTTCCGACGAACACTGCATCCTCAAGTTCGAGTCGGGCAAGTTCGCCAGCTTCACCATCACAGGCGTGAACACGTCAGACACCGGCAAGTACAGCATCCTGGTGAAGAACAAGTATGGCACGGAGAGCGGGGACTTCACC CTGGAGGTCACAGAGGGAACACCCGACTTGGGGGTGACATCATATTGGACGGATGCTGAGGGAAACGTGGTGTTTGGTCCAAATACTCCAAAGGAAAAGATGAAAGCCTCTGTCACTGgagcaaaaaaggaaaaacggAAGG AATCTGTAACTAAAACTGGTCCTGTGGAAAGTATTGCTGATAATGAGGAATGTCAAGGGCAGAAAGACGAAGAGAAGGTGACATTTGAGGTTGAAGCAGAGCCCAAAGCTTCAgattcagaagaaaaagaagacgtacaagaagaagaaggtgatgATCATCCTTTGATTTCTGATCAATCAGAGTCCTTCGAGCAGCCCGCAAACATAACCAGCGGCTGA